A genome region from Chitinophagales bacterium includes the following:
- a CDS encoding M48 family metallopeptidase — protein MNFPAKYYDGKTSKAHPAQVQLQPNTLRISIQINASTTIIEWDIAGIHPSDFGNGTKVVLKYGKFPHQYIEVEHPNFVQSLYETYPRKKFESNVYSKIFSWGLGGLLLIGIAFVLMGCGIYFWALPWAAERAAVMVPISYEKQFGEELKKNFIANTPTDTAKSKLLNQFFKAMDIQSEIPVNITVVQSSTMNAFALPGGEMVIYSAILDSMKNYETLAALLGHEYSHIKFRHSTRSLFKSMAGYIFVSVLFNDVSGIAALLLENAQAIRNLNFSRAFEKEADINALEILRQQHINPQGIIDLFSQLQHASSGTEKYIPEFMSTHPLTQERLRYMKEEIAQGIFTTKPQPELEAIFNQIKQTDSW, from the coding sequence ATGAACTTTCCCGCAAAGTATTACGATGGAAAAACCAGCAAGGCGCATCCTGCGCAAGTACAGCTACAGCCAAACACACTGCGCATTTCAATTCAAATAAATGCAAGCACAACTATTATAGAATGGGATATTGCAGGTATTCATCCTTCGGATTTTGGCAATGGTACTAAAGTAGTATTGAAGTATGGAAAATTTCCACACCAATATATTGAAGTTGAGCATCCCAATTTTGTACAATCCCTCTACGAAACTTACCCCCGAAAGAAATTTGAAAGTAATGTTTACAGTAAAATATTCAGTTGGGGACTGGGAGGGCTCTTACTAATTGGTATTGCATTTGTTTTGATGGGATGCGGCATTTACTTTTGGGCATTGCCATGGGCTGCCGAGCGCGCTGCCGTTATGGTTCCCATAAGTTATGAAAAACAGTTTGGCGAAGAATTGAAGAAAAACTTCATTGCCAACACACCTACCGATACTGCTAAAAGCAAACTGCTGAATCAGTTTTTCAAAGCAATGGATATTCAATCGGAAATACCCGTAAATATTACTGTTGTACAAAGCAGCACCATGAATGCTTTTGCCCTGCCCGGTGGCGAAATGGTGATATATAGCGCCATTTTAGACAGTATGAAAAACTATGAAACATTGGCCGCTTTGTTGGGGCACGAGTATTCGCACATAAAATTCCGACACTCTACCCGATCGCTCTTTAAAAGCATGGCAGGCTATATTTTTGTTTCTGTTTTATTTAATGATGTGAGTGGTATTGCAGCGCTACTTTTAGAAAATGCACAAGCCATTCGCAACTTAAATTTTTCGCGCGCATTCGAAAAAGAAGCCGATATAAATGCACTTGAAATTTTGCGGCAGCAGCACATCAATCCACAAGGCATTATAGATTTATTTTCGCAACTGCAACACGCCTCTAGCGGTACAGAAAAATACATTCCCGAGTTTATGAGCACGCATCCGCTCACGCAGGAGCGCCTTCGCTACATGAAAGAAGAAATTGCCCAAGGTATATTTACCACAAAACCACAACCGGAATTAGAAGCTATCTTCAACCAAATTAAACAAACAGACAGTTGGTAA
- the rho gene encoding transcription termination factor Rho: MYSVQQLNEMILPELQEVAAKLNIENFSSLEKESLVQKIMETQSGTTAEVGAAEEKPKRPRVRKTVKKEEKPSVETALPVSEEAQPELAPAVVPTESETVVEVAAEVKNTQEATAAGEDSAEKGGGAEAPAPQQQQNSENRQFRQERFQKPKQEFRPIFSVEADAIIEGEGVLEMMPDGYGFLRSSDYQYLSSPDDIYVSPSQIKLFGLRTGDTVRGTVRPPKEGEKYFALLKVDTLNGRLPEEVRDRVQFDFLTPLFPQQRFRLSDRNSNNMTLRMIDLFSPIGKGQRGMIVAQPKTGKTTILKEIANGIASNHPEAYLIVLLIDERPEEVTDMERSVRAEVIASTFDEPADKHVKIANMVLQKSKRLVECGHDVVIVLDSITRLARAYNTVAPASGKVLSGGVEANALQKPKQFFGAARKIEKGGSLTIIATALIDTGSRMDEVIFEEFKGTGNMELQLDRRLANKRIYPAIDVVASSTRRDDLLLERDVMQRMWVLRKHLGDMNAEESMNFLLQQMKGTKSNEEFLIGMNG, encoded by the coding sequence ATGTACAGCGTTCAGCAATTGAATGAAATGATTCTGCCCGAATTACAGGAAGTGGCAGCTAAACTAAACATCGAAAATTTTTCTTCTCTTGAAAAAGAAAGTTTAGTTCAAAAAATAATGGAAACACAAAGTGGAACAACTGCCGAAGTTGGAGCGGCAGAAGAAAAACCTAAGCGACCACGTGTGCGCAAAACAGTTAAGAAGGAAGAGAAACCTTCGGTAGAAACTGCTTTGCCTGTAAGTGAAGAAGCGCAGCCGGAGTTAGCACCGGCAGTAGTGCCAACCGAAAGTGAAACAGTAGTAGAAGTAGCTGCCGAAGTAAAGAATACACAAGAAGCTACTGCAGCCGGAGAAGATAGTGCCGAAAAAGGCGGAGGAGCAGAAGCGCCAGCACCACAGCAACAACAAAATTCCGAAAATCGTCAGTTTAGACAGGAAAGATTCCAAAAGCCAAAGCAAGAGTTTCGCCCTATTTTTAGTGTAGAAGCCGATGCTATAATTGAAGGTGAAGGCGTATTGGAAATGATGCCTGATGGCTATGGTTTTTTACGCAGCAGCGATTACCAGTATTTAAGTTCGCCCGATGATATTTATGTATCGCCCTCGCAAATAAAATTGTTTGGATTAAGAACAGGCGATACCGTGCGCGGAACCGTACGCCCTCCAAAAGAAGGCGAAAAGTATTTTGCATTATTGAAGGTAGATACACTCAACGGACGCTTACCGGAGGAAGTGCGCGATCGCGTACAGTTCGATTTCTTAACACCTCTCTTCCCACAACAGCGTTTCAGGCTGTCGGATCGCAACAGTAATAATATGACACTGCGCATGATAGACCTCTTTTCCCCTATAGGAAAAGGACAGCGTGGTATGATTGTAGCTCAACCCAAAACAGGTAAAACCACCATTTTAAAAGAAATTGCAAATGGCATTGCCTCAAACCATCCCGAAGCATATTTAATTGTATTGCTTATAGATGAACGCCCCGAAGAGGTAACAGATATGGAGCGCAGCGTGCGAGCCGAAGTTATTGCTTCTACTTTTGATGAGCCGGCAGATAAACATGTGAAAATAGCCAACATGGTATTGCAAAAATCAAAACGCTTGGTAGAGTGTGGTCATGATGTAGTAATTGTGTTAGACTCTATTACGCGTTTGGCAAGAGCATACAATACAGTAGCTCCCGCATCGGGCAAAGTATTGAGTGGTGGTGTAGAAGCCAATGCATTGCAAAAACCAAAGCAATTTTTTGGCGCTGCCAGAAAAATTGAAAAAGGTGGCTCGCTCACCATTATTGCTACCGCTCTAATAGATACCGGCTCCAGAATGGATGAAGTGATTTTTGAGGAGTTTAAAGGAACAGGAAACATGGAACTCCAATTAGATAGAAGACTTGCCAACAAGCGTATTTATCCGGCAATAGATGTGGTTGCTTCCAGCACCAGAAGAGATGATTTACTATTGGAGCGCGATGTAATGCAACGCATGTGGGTATTACGTAAGCACTTAGGCGATATGAATGCCGAAGAATCTATGAACTTTTTGTTGCAGCAAATGAAAGGCACTAAGAGCAACGAAGAGTTTTTGATTGGTATGAATGGCTAA
- a CDS encoding peptidoglycan DD-metalloendopeptidase family protein, with product MKKTWLWLGLAVLAVAALAFSSFYLYKKLSSEQLAQQTQQRHAESVQETIIRYGMNLTGCKLLTFSVQPNELLTDIFTKHNIATSVASFVIAESREIFNPRKMKAGNNYTVVMQHSDSGMVPKKIIYEEDKVNYVVFNFDDSTYIYRGKHNVERKRREVGGTIKSSLYETLDANNIPSSLAVRMAEIFSCVIDFYRIQSNDYFKIIYDEDFVEGESVGVGKVYACLFSNGGKEYQAFYFEKEGSHEGEFYDEKGESMKRQFLKSPLKFFRISSRFSGSRLHPVTRVVKAHLGTDYAAPYGTPIMATADGVIEEAQFKRHNGNYVKVRHNGEFKTQYLHMSKIAKGMHRGVRVRQGEVIGYVGSTGLATGPHVCYRFWRDGKQVDPFKQKVAISEPLPAKYKSEYLKNIEPLKQTLAAIAIEPQPESTLSAAVSSSQNWRKSR from the coding sequence ATGAAAAAGACATGGTTGTGGTTAGGGTTGGCAGTGCTTGCAGTAGCAGCATTGGCATTTTCTTCTTTTTACCTGTATAAAAAATTAAGTAGTGAGCAGTTGGCACAGCAAACACAGCAGCGCCATGCAGAAAGTGTGCAGGAAACCATTATTCGCTACGGTATGAACCTTACCGGATGTAAGTTGCTTACATTTTCGGTGCAACCCAACGAACTGCTTACCGATATTTTTACAAAACACAATATCGCTACCTCAGTAGCATCGTTTGTAATAGCCGAATCGCGCGAAATATTTAATCCGCGCAAAATGAAAGCCGGCAACAACTACACTGTAGTAATGCAGCACTCCGATAGCGGCATGGTTCCTAAAAAAATTATTTACGAAGAAGACAAGGTAAACTATGTAGTGTTCAATTTCGATGATTCTACATATATCTATCGTGGAAAACACAATGTAGAAAGGAAAAGGCGCGAAGTTGGTGGCACTATTAAAAGTTCGCTGTATGAAACTTTAGATGCCAACAATATTCCATCATCTTTGGCAGTGCGCATGGCCGAAATTTTTTCTTGCGTAATAGATTTCTATCGCATACAGTCCAACGACTATTTTAAAATAATTTACGATGAAGATTTTGTGGAAGGCGAGAGTGTGGGTGTAGGAAAAGTATATGCTTGTTTGTTTAGCAATGGCGGCAAAGAATATCAAGCATTTTATTTTGAAAAAGAAGGCTCGCACGAAGGAGAATTTTATGATGAAAAGGGCGAAAGCATGAAGCGCCAATTTTTGAAATCGCCTCTTAAATTTTTTAGAATTAGTTCTAGGTTTTCGGGTTCCAGATTACACCCTGTTACCAGAGTAGTAAAGGCGCATTTGGGTACAGACTATGCAGCACCTTATGGCACTCCAATTATGGCAACAGCCGATGGTGTAATAGAAGAAGCACAGTTTAAACGCCACAATGGAAACTATGTGAAAGTTCGCCACAACGGAGAATTTAAAACCCAATACTTACACATGAGTAAAATTGCCAAAGGTATGCACCGCGGTGTGCGGGTACGCCAGGGAGAAGTAATCGGGTATGTGGGAAGCACAGGCTTGGCAACCGGTCCACACGTTTGCTACCGTTTTTGGCGCGATGGAAAGCAAGTAGATCCATTTAAGCAGAAAGTGGCTATAAGCGAGCCTTTGCCTGCAAAGTATAAGTCGGAGTATTTAAAGAATATTGAACCATTGAAGCAAACCCTTGCTGCTATTGCAATTGAACCTCAACCGGAATCTACATTAAGCGCTGCTGTATCTTCTTCGCAAAATTGGCGTAAGAGCAGGTAG
- a CDS encoding choice-of-anchor J domain-containing protein — protein sequence MKQSLLFCFSLLLAFHCAQTQVIFFENFQQGIPATFTLVNGDNKTPASQVSFVNNAWVAREWHSVLQDTAAVSTSWYTVPAQADDWLITPAIPLTAKSTLSWKAFAIDPDFRDGYEVRISTSGNSVGDFTTVLFSTTAEQTSIVTRTADLQAYTGQTVYIAFRNNSYNRNLLWIDDIQVALKPPFDAGILSSDLPSRYTVIPRAQRTAFLPLAVVINDGANALSNVKVFCAVHQNGVLKKLDSNEVAILGSGLVSTFNFSAFTPIDTGLFELSYFTKIAPPDGNPANDTARHFLWVTDTIYARDNGAVSSSVSIGAAAGEFGQWFGIAHPAKVSSATVYLNKPSVGAQVKFKLYVFGNSPQGLVDSTFSYTTTLSDSLNGKLLTLDFISKIKMQVGKYFLAIVEEGGKNLNVGACDALQTSQVNWFRFGGNPFGRWASGNEYDSLLATQAYTKVLAMRLNVQSACAVLPNFGMAVVPTCTNTGSLTSNYTSENPAPYLYEWSTGSHSVGIGSLVPGVYTLTVTDNFVCTFTQTDTIKVVPIHIVMSVKDVGCKGESNGTATANSFGGNGNYTYTWNTAPTQTSKTATGLKQGTYSVTVTDGSCVSSALAPVLEPPTLMQVDVVAKVNPSSALAQDGVITVNATNGQPPYEYVWNDSLVQPQLSGIGAGRYCVTVTDGRDCVIEKCDTIGFGVAINEAALQQFQVFPIPADGILSVETDGGIIWDVVLYDNAGNAVLQSTLEQRAIFNVSGLASGVYVLELRNATSLLRRKVSIIH from the coding sequence ATGAAGCAAAGTTTACTTTTTTGCTTTTCGCTCTTGTTGGCTTTTCATTGCGCACAAACTCAAGTAATTTTTTTTGAAAACTTTCAACAAGGAATTCCGGCAACTTTTACATTGGTAAATGGCGATAATAAAACGCCCGCTTCGCAGGTATCTTTTGTAAACAATGCGTGGGTTGCCCGCGAGTGGCACTCGGTACTGCAAGATACGGCTGCCGTTAGTACTTCGTGGTACACGGTGCCTGCTCAGGCCGATGATTGGCTTATTACTCCGGCAATTCCACTTACAGCAAAATCTACTTTAAGTTGGAAAGCATTTGCCATAGATCCCGATTTTCGCGATGGCTACGAAGTGCGTATTTCTACTTCAGGGAATAGCGTAGGCGATTTTACTACGGTACTCTTTAGTACTACTGCCGAGCAAACTTCTATAGTTACACGCACTGCCGATTTACAAGCATATACAGGACAAACGGTGTACATTGCTTTTAGAAATAATTCATACAATAGAAATTTGCTTTGGATAGACGATATTCAGGTGGCGCTGAAACCTCCATTTGATGCTGGTATTCTTTCTTCGGATTTGCCTTCGCGCTATACGGTTATTCCCCGTGCGCAGCGCACGGCATTTTTACCTTTGGCAGTGGTAATAAACGATGGGGCAAATGCACTGAGTAATGTGAAAGTTTTCTGTGCCGTTCACCAGAATGGAGTATTGAAAAAATTAGATAGCAACGAGGTGGCTATTTTAGGCAGTGGATTGGTTTCTACCTTTAACTTTTCTGCATTTACGCCTATAGATACCGGATTGTTTGAACTGAGCTATTTTACAAAAATTGCACCACCGGATGGCAACCCTGCCAACGATACGGCACGGCATTTTCTTTGGGTAACCGACACCATTTATGCTCGCGATAATGGCGCAGTAAGCAGCAGCGTTTCAATTGGTGCGGCTGCCGGAGAGTTTGGGCAGTGGTTTGGCATTGCACACCCTGCAAAGGTAAGCTCGGCAACGGTGTATTTGAATAAGCCATCGGTAGGCGCTCAGGTAAAATTTAAGTTGTATGTATTTGGAAACTCACCACAGGGTTTGGTAGATTCTACCTTTAGTTATACTACTACGCTAAGCGACTCGCTGAATGGTAAACTGCTTACGCTCGATTTTATTTCAAAAATTAAAATGCAAGTTGGTAAGTACTTTTTGGCAATAGTGGAAGAGGGCGGTAAAAATTTGAATGTAGGTGCTTGCGATGCGCTGCAAACTTCGCAAGTAAATTGGTTTCGTTTTGGCGGCAATCCCTTTGGGCGGTGGGCTTCGGGCAATGAATATGATTCGCTGCTGGCCACCCAAGCTTATACTAAAGTGTTGGCAATGCGCCTGAATGTGCAAAGCGCTTGTGCTGTGTTGCCAAACTTTGGAATGGCTGTAGTGCCAACTTGTACCAACACTGGTTCGCTTACTTCTAATTACACTAGCGAGAACCCTGCTCCGTATTTATATGAGTGGAGTACAGGTAGCCACAGTGTTGGTATTGGTAGTTTGGTGCCCGGAGTTTATACGCTTACTGTTACCGATAATTTTGTATGCACTTTTACGCAAACCGATACCATTAAGGTGGTGCCTATTCATATTGTAATGAGTGTAAAAGATGTTGGTTGTAAGGGGGAAAGTAATGGTACTGCTACTGCTAATTCTTTTGGTGGAAATGGCAATTACACCTACACATGGAATACTGCACCTACACAAACTTCTAAGACGGCAACCGGATTAAAGCAAGGAACTTATTCTGTAACCGTAACCGATGGAAGTTGTGTTTCTTCGGCATTAGCTCCAGTTTTGGAGCCGCCAACACTCATGCAGGTTGATGTGGTAGCGAAGGTGAATCCAAGTTCGGCATTGGCGCAAGATGGTGTAATAACAGTAAACGCCACCAATGGGCAACCGCCATACGAATATGTTTGGAATGATAGCTTGGTGCAGCCGCAACTCAGCGGTATTGGTGCAGGACGGTATTGCGTAACCGTAACCGATGGAAGAGACTGCGTAATTGAAAAGTGCGATACCATTGGTTTTGGCGTTGCCATAAATGAGGCAGCGCTACAGCAGTTTCAGGTGTTTCCTATTCCTGCCGATGGTATATTATCGGTAGAAACCGATGGCGGTATTATTTGGGATGTTGTACTATATGATAATGCGGGAAATGCAGTGTTGCAAAGTACTTTGGAGCAACGTGCCATTTTTAATGTGAGCGGCCTTGCCTCCGGTGTGTATGTGCTGGAGTTGCGCAATGCTACTTCGCTGTTGCGGAGGAAGGTAAGTATTATTCACTAA
- a CDS encoding TonB-dependent receptor: MKSFKLCFVLVFCIAKSIVAQQAPARDSVLQGELKEVVVSGTLRETSRLASPIPVETFTQTFFRKSVAPTLFESLNLINGVQPQINCNVCNTGDIHINGMEGPYTMVLVDGMPIVSALSTVYGLSGIPNSLIERVEVVKGPASTLYGSEAVAGLINIITKHAPSAPKFSAEVNGSTYGEFSADVASKFTMKRASTLLSASYFDYSFRTDLNHDNFTDIALQKRVSVFNKWQIQGKRNDMLNFALRYHFENRWGGEMQWEKRWSGSDSIYGETIQTQRAEAFGSYGFNIKAEQFKIDFSYNYHLQKSFYGTVRFDAQQHLAFAQLRWFKTIGRHYLLAGIPLRFTYYDDNTVGTQTLQQDGAVKNYPSHTLLSGIFVQHEGNFHRYFTLLTGLRFDYHQQHGSIFSPRMSVKIPISKSHVIRLSGGNGYRVVNLFTEEHAALTGAREVVVKHKLKPEQSWNGNLNYASTIQFKAGFLKLDVNGFYTYFSNKIVPDYTTPGKIIFDNIQGYAISRGFSVSGDLFFDNSFKLSLGATVLDVYKMEKSGTQTWQKVPQILAAPFSGTFSVGYCIPKIKVQIDWSGKLNSPMPLPVVPNDFRPAKSPWFCLMNIQFSRKFKYGIEVYAGVKNLLNFKPKDPLLRPFDPFDKHINEDNPNGYTFDTSYNYTSLQGVRGFFGFKWIWE, encoded by the coding sequence TTGAAATCGTTTAAACTCTGTTTTGTCTTAGTATTTTGCATAGCTAAGAGTATAGTTGCACAGCAGGCACCAGCAAGGGATTCTGTATTGCAGGGAGAGCTAAAAGAAGTAGTGGTAAGCGGCACCTTGCGTGAAACCAGCAGGTTGGCATCGCCAATACCGGTTGAAACTTTTACGCAAACATTCTTTAGGAAAAGTGTTGCGCCTACCTTGTTTGAATCGTTGAATTTAATTAACGGTGTGCAGCCGCAGATCAATTGCAATGTTTGCAATACGGGCGATATTCATATAAACGGTATGGAGGGTCCTTACACAATGGTACTTGTAGATGGCATGCCCATTGTGAGTGCGCTTTCAACGGTGTATGGGCTAAGTGGTATTCCTAATTCGCTGATAGAAAGAGTAGAGGTTGTGAAAGGTCCCGCATCAACATTGTACGGCTCGGAGGCGGTGGCAGGTTTAATAAATATAATAACCAAACATGCACCGAGTGCTCCAAAGTTTTCAGCAGAAGTAAATGGCTCTACTTATGGTGAGTTTAGTGCCGATGTGGCATCTAAATTTACCATGAAGCGTGCATCAACACTTCTTTCGGCAAGCTATTTCGATTATTCATTTAGAACGGATTTAAACCACGATAATTTTACGGATATAGCATTGCAGAAGCGTGTGAGTGTGTTCAATAAATGGCAAATTCAGGGTAAAAGAAACGATATGCTCAACTTTGCTTTGCGTTACCATTTTGAAAATCGCTGGGGAGGAGAAATGCAATGGGAAAAACGCTGGAGCGGCAGCGATTCTATTTATGGTGAAACCATTCAAACACAACGAGCAGAGGCGTTTGGCAGTTATGGTTTTAATATAAAAGCAGAGCAGTTTAAAATAGATTTTTCCTATAACTATCACCTGCAAAAATCTTTTTATGGAACGGTGCGTTTCGATGCACAACAACACTTGGCCTTTGCGCAACTAAGATGGTTTAAAACTATTGGCAGACACTATTTGCTGGCAGGTATTCCGCTGCGGTTTACATACTATGACGATAACACGGTTGGCACACAAACTTTGCAGCAAGATGGCGCGGTTAAGAACTATCCATCGCATACTTTGCTCTCAGGAATTTTTGTGCAGCACGAAGGAAATTTTCATCGTTACTTTACATTGCTCACCGGCTTGCGTTTCGATTATCACCAGCAGCACGGCAGTATTTTTTCGCCACGCATGAGTGTAAAAATTCCCATTAGCAAAAGCCATGTAATTCGGTTGAGTGGCGGCAATGGCTATCGCGTAGTTAATTTGTTTACCGAAGAGCATGCAGCACTTACAGGTGCACGAGAAGTAGTGGTAAAACACAAGTTAAAACCCGAGCAGAGTTGGAATGGCAACTTAAATTATGCTTCTACCATTCAGTTTAAGGCAGGTTTCTTGAAGTTAGATGTAAACGGTTTCTATACTTATTTCAGCAATAAAATTGTACCGGATTACACCACTCCCGGAAAAATTATTTTCGATAATATACAAGGCTATGCTATTAGCCGAGGTTTCTCTGTAAGTGGCGATTTGTTTTTCGATAATAGCTTTAAATTATCGTTGGGAGCTACGGTGCTCGATGTATATAAAATGGAGAAGAGTGGTACGCAAACATGGCAAAAAGTGCCACAAATACTGGCAGCTCCATTTAGTGGAACATTCTCGGTTGGCTATTGTATTCCTAAAATTAAAGTTCAAATAGATTGGAGTGGAAAGCTAAACAGTCCCATGCCACTGCCGGTGGTTCCCAACGATTTTCGCCCTGCAAAATCTCCTTGGTTTTGCTTGATGAATATTCAGTTTTCGCGAAAATTTAAGTATGGAATAGAAGTGTATGCAGGTGTAAAAAACTTATTGAATTTCAAGCCTAAAGATCCGCTTCTCCGCCCCTTTGATCCTTTCGATAAGCATATAAATGAAGACAATCCCAATGGCTACACGTTTGATACGTCTTACAACTATACGTCTTTGCAAGGTGTGCGTGGGTTCTTTGGATTCAAATGGATTTGGGAATAA
- a CDS encoding DUF2520 domain-containing protein, protein MNISIIGSGNVAWHLAKALKASGNRILQITGRNELAVCQLASEVEATPNFALRQVNTESDVILLCVKDDAIEAIAGLLPFTNSIVAHSSGFRSKEVLATCSSQPGIFYPLQTMKKDVPLSFATVPFLIEGNTEATTEKLTLLARQISSSVHCVSELQRQYIHVAAVFANNFTNHMFELAENILSSQHISLDILRPLIAQSAENIQHNSPSKLQTGPAVRKDFFTIEEHLKLLSAEAEMTKIYSIVTESIFKNHQ, encoded by the coding sequence ATGAATATATCCATTATTGGAAGTGGCAATGTGGCTTGGCATTTGGCAAAAGCGCTTAAAGCAAGCGGCAATCGAATACTACAAATTACGGGGCGTAATGAATTGGCAGTATGCCAATTGGCATCGGAAGTAGAAGCAACACCCAATTTTGCACTTAGGCAAGTAAATACCGAAAGCGATGTTATCCTCCTCTGCGTAAAAGATGATGCCATTGAAGCCATTGCTGGTTTACTGCCTTTTACCAATAGTATTGTTGCGCACTCTTCCGGCTTTCGCTCCAAAGAGGTTTTAGCAACATGCAGTTCGCAACCGGGTATTTTTTATCCCTTGCAAACTATGAAAAAAGATGTGCCGCTTTCGTTTGCAACTGTTCCCTTTTTAATAGAAGGAAATACCGAAGCCACTACCGAAAAATTGACACTATTGGCAAGGCAAATCTCAAGCAGTGTGCACTGCGTAAGCGAGCTGCAACGGCAGTATATTCACGTAGCAGCAGTATTTGCCAATAACTTTACCAATCACATGTTTGAGCTGGCAGAAAACATTCTTTCATCGCAACACATTTCTTTAGATATACTGCGTCCGCTCATTGCTCAATCGGCAGAAAATATACAGCACAATAGTCCTTCAAAACTACAAACCGGACCTGCCGTACGCAAAGATTTTTTCACCATTGAGGAACACCTGAAATTGCTTTCTGCCGAAGCAGAAATGACTAAGATTTATTCTATTGTTACCGAGAGTATTTTTAAAAATCACCAATAA
- a CDS encoding iron-sulfur cluster assembly accessory protein, with product MLYVSDAASEKIKSIIQSEQKPEGSFVRITVQGGGCSGLSYNMQLDNQLQPEDQIFEDKGIKLVTDLRSFLYVCNTTLEFTDGLNGKGFHFSNPNASRTCACGESFSV from the coding sequence ATGTTGTACGTTTCTGATGCCGCCAGCGAAAAAATAAAATCTATTATACAAAGCGAACAAAAACCGGAAGGTAGTTTTGTGCGCATAACTGTGCAAGGCGGAGGATGCTCCGGTTTAAGCTACAATATGCAGTTAGATAATCAACTACAACCGGAAGATCAGATTTTTGAAGATAAAGGCATTAAACTAGTTACAGACTTGCGCAGTTTTTTATATGTGTGCAACACTACTTTAGAGTTCACCGATGGTTTAAACGGAAAAGGATTTCACTTTAGCAACCCGAATGCTTCGCGTACTTGTGCATGTGGCGAAAGTTTTTCAGTATAA
- the mce gene encoding methylmalonyl-CoA epimerase — protein sequence MNKIEHIGIAVKNLSQANNTYAKLLGKPHYKTESVVSEAVETSFFQVGETKIELLQATAPESAIHKFLEKKGEGIHHIAFAVTDIAAEVERLKAEGFEPISKEPKRGADNKWVFFFHPKNTHGVLIELCQEIE from the coding sequence ATGAATAAAATTGAACACATTGGCATAGCCGTAAAGAATCTTTCGCAGGCCAATAATACGTATGCCAAACTATTGGGGAAGCCGCACTACAAAACAGAAAGTGTAGTTTCTGAAGCCGTTGAAACTTCATTTTTTCAAGTTGGAGAAACCAAAATTGAACTCTTGCAGGCAACGGCACCGGAAAGTGCCATTCACAAATTTTTGGAGAAAAAGGGCGAAGGCATTCACCATATTGCATTTGCTGTAACCGATATTGCCGCTGAGGTTGAGCGCTTAAAGGCAGAGGGTTTTGAACCCATTAGCAAAGAGCCGAAACGCGGTGCCGACAACAAGTGGGTGTTTTTCTTTCACCCTAAAAATACACACGGAGTTTTAATTGAATTATGCCAGGAAATAGAATAG